The Silurus meridionalis isolate SWU-2019-XX chromosome 16, ASM1480568v1, whole genome shotgun sequence genome has a segment encoding these proteins:
- the ccnt1 gene encoding cyclin-T1 isoform X1, whose protein sequence is MAAPQNSRSGKKNKWYFTREQIENSPSRRAGLDPDKELSYRQQAANLLQDMGQRLNVSQLTINTAIVYMHRFYMIQSFTRFHRNVIAPAALFLAAKVEEQPRKLEHVIKVAHACLNPQETPLDSRSDTYLQQSQDLVMLESIILQTLAFDITIDHPHTHVVKCTQLVRDECGMLACLSGDISFGMFLISASKDLAQTSYFMATNSLHLTTFCLQYSPPVVACVCIHLACKWSNWEIPVSTDSKHWWEYVDRKVTLELLDELTHEFLQILEKTPSRLKRIRNWKASGQTAKKPKEGDKTETMMSMISMASSESTLAGLMSLSAPPSASSSPTSTSSTEDKQPVFKVPNPPEPPAPTRVSLSEYRAKHADELAAQKKKLENMEASVKREYATAAQALMNQQRKEKHHHTHHQQQAGSSSSEPIVLKIPLDERQDRGSIKMRLPNNNRGAEQDLKLKLRLPDKRSGSGDDCKSKDKHRERSNHHHHHNHHHHHSSGSGSTSSSTHKHSSSTSASTSSKKADTARTSSSSSSSRKRTHSSEPSSSAHPSKVSKLSRNSYQLPPLPADILPSLALSHNQGFPHSKTDKADTNGHSGSTGGQSNEFQDTFDMLSSLLSAQGVQPVQPQIFNYHSQYGDYRFSASSKGANPQPPPLPSEPPPRLPPLPE, encoded by the exons ATGGCGGCTCCGCAAAATTCTCGCTcgggaaaaaagaataaatggtACTTCACACGCGAACAGATCGAAAACAGTCCGTCTCGGAGAGCGGGACTCGACCCTGACAAAGAATTATCCTACAGACAACAGGCGGCTAATCTGCTCCAGGACATGGGGCAACGGCTCAATGT ATCTCAGCTCACGATTAACACTGCCATAGTGTACATGCATCGCTTCTACATGATCCAGTCTTTCACTCGCTTTCACAGAAAC GTGATCGCCCCTGCTGCCCTTTTCTTGGCTGCGAAGGTTGAAGAGCAGCCTCGCAAGCTGGAGCATGTTATTAAGGTGGCCCATGCCTGTCTCAATCCACAGGAGACTCCTCTAGACTCTAGGAGTGAT ACTTACCTGCAGCAATCCCAAGACCTGGTCATGCTCGAGAGCATTATACTTCAGACCCTCG CTTTTGACATCACCATTGATCATCCTCACACGCATGTTGTCAAGTGTACACAGCTTGTACGAG ATGAATGTGGAATGCTGGCATGTTTGAGTGGCGATATTTCATTTGGGATGTTCTTGATTTCAGCAAGTAAGGACCTGGCCCAGACATCATATTTTATGGCAACCAACAG TCTGCACCTGACCACTTTCTGCCTGCAGTACAGTCCACCCGTAGTTGCGTGCGTGTGCATTCATTTGGCCTGCAAGTGGTCTAACTGGGAAATACCCGTCTCTACAGACAGCAAGCACTGGTGGGAGTACGTTGACCGAAAAGTCACTCTCGAGCTGCTGGATG AGCTCACGCATGAGTTTCTTCAGATTTTGGAGAAGACACCAAGCCGTTTAAAACGCATTCGAAACTGGAAA GCATCAGGTCAAACAGCAAAGAAGCCCAAAGAGGGTGACAAGACGGAGACTATGATGAGCATGATCTCTATGGCATCCTCTGAAAGCACACTGGCCGGTTTGATGAGCCTCTCGGCTCCGCCTTCAGCCTCTTCCTCCCCCACCTCAACATCATCTACAGAGGACAAGCAGCCTGTTTTCAAAGTGCCTAACCCACCAGAACCACCTGCTCCCACGAGAGTGTCCCTGAGCGAGTACCGTGCGAAGCATGCAGACGAACTCGCCGCACAGAAAAAGAAGCTGGAAAACATGGAGGCCTCTGTAAAGCGCGAGTACGCCACGGCTGCCCAGGCCCTCATGAACCAGCAACGAAAAGAGAAACACCACCACACCCACCACCAGCAGCAAGCTGGTTCGAGCTCTTCCGAGCCCATCGTACTAAAGATCCCACTAGATGAGAGGCAGGACCGCGGCTCAATCAAAATGCGTCTGCCGAACAACAACAGAGGAGCCGAGCAGGACCTTAAATTAAAGCTTCGCCTCCCAGACAAAAGATCAGGGTCAGGGGATGATTGCAAGAGCAAAGACAAGCACAGAGAGCGGTccaaccatcaccaccaccacaatcatcaccatcaccactccTCAGGGAGTGGCTCTACATCCTcatctacacacaaacactccagCTCTACGAGCGCTTCCACAAGTAGCAAAAAAGCAGACACGGCGAGAACGAGCTCATCTTCCTCGTCCTCCCGAAAGCGAACTCACTCTTCTGAGCCCTCATCCAGCGCTCACCCTTCGAAAGTCAGCAAGTTGTCCAGGAATTCATACCAGCTGCCCCCACTGCCTGCAGACATCCTGCCCTCGCTTGCGCTTTCACACAATCAGGGTTTCCCACACTCCAAAACTGACAAGGCTGACACCAACGGGCACAGCGGCAGCACTGGAGGTCAGTCCAACGAGTTCCAGGACACCTTTGACATGCTGAGTTCGTTGCTGAGTGCCCAGGGGGTGCAGCCCGTCCAGCCCCAAATATTTAACTATCACTCCCAGTACGGCGATTACAGATTCAGCGCAAGCTCAAAAGGAGCGAACCCGCAACCTCCCCCGCTTCCTTCAGAACCCCCTCCACGGCTTCCACCGCTGCCCGAATGA
- the ccnt1 gene encoding cyclin-T1 isoform X2: MAAPQNSRSGKKNKWYFTREQIENSPSRRAGLDPDKELSYRQQAANLLQDMGQRLNVSQLTINTAIVYMHRFYMIQSFTRFHRNVIAPAALFLAAKVEEQPRKLEHVIKVAHACLNPQETPLDSRSDTYLQQSQDLVMLESIILQTLAFDITIDHPHTHVVKCTQLVRASKDLAQTSYFMATNSLHLTTFCLQYSPPVVACVCIHLACKWSNWEIPVSTDSKHWWEYVDRKVTLELLDELTHEFLQILEKTPSRLKRIRNWKASGQTAKKPKEGDKTETMMSMISMASSESTLAGLMSLSAPPSASSSPTSTSSTEDKQPVFKVPNPPEPPAPTRVSLSEYRAKHADELAAQKKKLENMEASVKREYATAAQALMNQQRKEKHHHTHHQQQAGSSSSEPIVLKIPLDERQDRGSIKMRLPNNNRGAEQDLKLKLRLPDKRSGSGDDCKSKDKHRERSNHHHHHNHHHHHSSGSGSTSSSTHKHSSSTSASTSSKKADTARTSSSSSSSRKRTHSSEPSSSAHPSKVSKLSRNSYQLPPLPADILPSLALSHNQGFPHSKTDKADTNGHSGSTGGQSNEFQDTFDMLSSLLSAQGVQPVQPQIFNYHSQYGDYRFSASSKGANPQPPPLPSEPPPRLPPLPE; encoded by the exons ATGGCGGCTCCGCAAAATTCTCGCTcgggaaaaaagaataaatggtACTTCACACGCGAACAGATCGAAAACAGTCCGTCTCGGAGAGCGGGACTCGACCCTGACAAAGAATTATCCTACAGACAACAGGCGGCTAATCTGCTCCAGGACATGGGGCAACGGCTCAATGT ATCTCAGCTCACGATTAACACTGCCATAGTGTACATGCATCGCTTCTACATGATCCAGTCTTTCACTCGCTTTCACAGAAAC GTGATCGCCCCTGCTGCCCTTTTCTTGGCTGCGAAGGTTGAAGAGCAGCCTCGCAAGCTGGAGCATGTTATTAAGGTGGCCCATGCCTGTCTCAATCCACAGGAGACTCCTCTAGACTCTAGGAGTGAT ACTTACCTGCAGCAATCCCAAGACCTGGTCATGCTCGAGAGCATTATACTTCAGACCCTCG CTTTTGACATCACCATTGATCATCCTCACACGCATGTTGTCAAGTGTACACAGCTTGTACGAG CAAGTAAGGACCTGGCCCAGACATCATATTTTATGGCAACCAACAG TCTGCACCTGACCACTTTCTGCCTGCAGTACAGTCCACCCGTAGTTGCGTGCGTGTGCATTCATTTGGCCTGCAAGTGGTCTAACTGGGAAATACCCGTCTCTACAGACAGCAAGCACTGGTGGGAGTACGTTGACCGAAAAGTCACTCTCGAGCTGCTGGATG AGCTCACGCATGAGTTTCTTCAGATTTTGGAGAAGACACCAAGCCGTTTAAAACGCATTCGAAACTGGAAA GCATCAGGTCAAACAGCAAAGAAGCCCAAAGAGGGTGACAAGACGGAGACTATGATGAGCATGATCTCTATGGCATCCTCTGAAAGCACACTGGCCGGTTTGATGAGCCTCTCGGCTCCGCCTTCAGCCTCTTCCTCCCCCACCTCAACATCATCTACAGAGGACAAGCAGCCTGTTTTCAAAGTGCCTAACCCACCAGAACCACCTGCTCCCACGAGAGTGTCCCTGAGCGAGTACCGTGCGAAGCATGCAGACGAACTCGCCGCACAGAAAAAGAAGCTGGAAAACATGGAGGCCTCTGTAAAGCGCGAGTACGCCACGGCTGCCCAGGCCCTCATGAACCAGCAACGAAAAGAGAAACACCACCACACCCACCACCAGCAGCAAGCTGGTTCGAGCTCTTCCGAGCCCATCGTACTAAAGATCCCACTAGATGAGAGGCAGGACCGCGGCTCAATCAAAATGCGTCTGCCGAACAACAACAGAGGAGCCGAGCAGGACCTTAAATTAAAGCTTCGCCTCCCAGACAAAAGATCAGGGTCAGGGGATGATTGCAAGAGCAAAGACAAGCACAGAGAGCGGTccaaccatcaccaccaccacaatcatcaccatcaccactccTCAGGGAGTGGCTCTACATCCTcatctacacacaaacactccagCTCTACGAGCGCTTCCACAAGTAGCAAAAAAGCAGACACGGCGAGAACGAGCTCATCTTCCTCGTCCTCCCGAAAGCGAACTCACTCTTCTGAGCCCTCATCCAGCGCTCACCCTTCGAAAGTCAGCAAGTTGTCCAGGAATTCATACCAGCTGCCCCCACTGCCTGCAGACATCCTGCCCTCGCTTGCGCTTTCACACAATCAGGGTTTCCCACACTCCAAAACTGACAAGGCTGACACCAACGGGCACAGCGGCAGCACTGGAGGTCAGTCCAACGAGTTCCAGGACACCTTTGACATGCTGAGTTCGTTGCTGAGTGCCCAGGGGGTGCAGCCCGTCCAGCCCCAAATATTTAACTATCACTCCCAGTACGGCGATTACAGATTCAGCGCAAGCTCAAAAGGAGCGAACCCGCAACCTCCCCCGCTTCCTTCAGAACCCCCTCCACGGCTTCCACCGCTGCCCGAATGA